A genomic window from Litoreibacter janthinus includes:
- a CDS encoding nucleoside hydrolase produces the protein MSTPRKIIIDTDPGQDDAVAILLALASPEELDVLGVTAVAGNVPLPLTQKNARIVCELAGRPDVKVFAGCDAPLSRNLVTAEHVHGKTGLDGPVMPDPSMPLQDQHAVDFIIETLRAQPAGTVTLCPLGPLTNIASAFERAPDIVERVQEIVLMGGAYFQVGNITPAAEFNIYVDPEAAKIVFGSGVPIVVMPLDVTHKALTNRARVEAFRSLGNEAGRMVAEWTDFFERFDKEKYGSEGAPLHDPCVIAYLLRPELFKGRHVNVEIETSSDLTLGMTVADWWGVTDRAPNALFMGDLDANGFFTLLNERIARL, from the coding sequence GTGAGCACGCCGCGCAAGATCATCATCGACACAGATCCGGGGCAAGACGATGCCGTGGCAATCTTGCTCGCCTTGGCGTCACCGGAAGAATTGGACGTGCTGGGTGTAACTGCCGTAGCTGGTAACGTGCCGCTGCCGCTGACGCAGAAAAACGCCCGCATCGTGTGCGAACTGGCGGGGCGCCCCGACGTCAAAGTCTTCGCGGGATGTGATGCGCCGTTGTCGCGCAACCTGGTCACGGCAGAGCATGTCCACGGCAAAACAGGGCTTGATGGGCCGGTAATGCCAGACCCGTCCATGCCGCTTCAGGATCAGCACGCGGTTGACTTCATCATCGAAACGCTGCGCGCGCAACCAGCAGGCACTGTCACACTGTGCCCGCTTGGCCCGCTGACGAATATCGCCAGCGCGTTTGAGCGTGCGCCCGACATTGTTGAGCGGGTTCAAGAGATCGTTCTGATGGGCGGTGCCTATTTTCAGGTGGGCAACATCACGCCGGCCGCTGAATTCAACATCTATGTCGACCCTGAGGCAGCGAAGATCGTCTTCGGGTCGGGCGTGCCGATTGTGGTCATGCCACTGGATGTCACCCACAAAGCACTGACAAACCGTGCGCGGGTCGAGGCGTTCCGCTCTCTGGGCAACGAAGCGGGTCGCATGGTCGCCGAATGGACCGACTTTTTCGAACGGTTCGACAAGGAAAAATACGGCTCCGAAGGCGCGCCTTTGCATGATCCGTGTGTCATCGCCTACCTGCTGCGCCCAGAGCTGTTTAAGGGCCGCCATGTGAATGTCGAGATCGAAACAAGCTCTGATCTGACGCTTGGCATGACCGTCGCGGATTGGTGGGGCGTCACCGATCGCGCGCCAAATGCACTGTTCATGGGGGATTTGGACGCGAACGGGTTCTTCACGCTCCTTAATGAGCGGATAGCGCGACTGTGA
- a CDS encoding protein adenylyltransferase SelO translates to MIPPKFDNSYARLPDRFYTKLPPTPVANPSLIGLNHTLADQMGLDVAWLRSDDGLAMLAGNAMPNGADPLAQAYAGHQFGGWSPQLGDGRANVLGEVVGPDGGRWDIQLKGSGPTPYSRMGDGRAGLGPVMREYIVSEAMHAFGVPTTRALAAVSTGETVVRETLLPGAILTRVARSHIRVGTFQFFAARQDLEALELLLAHAIERHFPNLAARDALGFLKAVIAAQAELVAKWMGLGFIHGVMNTDNTHVGGLTIDYGPCAFMDAYHPATVFSSIDQGGRYVYQGQPEVLVWNLAQLASCLLPFIDSDKDKAVAAAQAALGEFGDIYTAAWKRVFFAKIGFSVGGDAEVALVQDLLTRMANNQADFTRLFRAMARGQGARDEFVDPTSFDEWEAEWGGGDADIMRAASPAIIPRNHRVEEAIQAGINGDYAPFHRLNEALAQPFEDRSEFADLEAAPSEQQVVRQTFCGT, encoded by the coding sequence GTGATCCCGCCAAAGTTCGATAACTCATACGCGCGCCTGCCGGATCGCTTCTATACTAAACTGCCACCTACGCCCGTCGCGAACCCATCGCTTATCGGATTAAACCATACGCTCGCCGATCAAATGGGCTTGGACGTGGCTTGGTTGCGCTCCGACGACGGGCTGGCCATGCTGGCGGGCAACGCGATGCCCAACGGGGCCGACCCGCTGGCGCAGGCATATGCAGGACATCAGTTTGGAGGTTGGTCGCCTCAGCTCGGGGACGGTCGCGCAAATGTGCTGGGCGAGGTCGTCGGCCCCGACGGCGGGCGCTGGGATATCCAGCTCAAAGGGTCCGGCCCAACACCTTACTCAAGGATGGGAGATGGTCGGGCAGGGCTTGGCCCCGTGATGCGGGAATATATCGTCAGCGAAGCCATGCATGCGTTCGGTGTGCCCACAACGCGGGCACTCGCAGCCGTCAGCACGGGCGAGACAGTGGTGCGCGAAACACTTTTGCCGGGGGCGATCCTGACGCGTGTGGCGCGGTCGCATATTCGTGTGGGCACATTCCAGTTCTTCGCAGCGCGACAAGATCTTGAGGCGCTGGAGCTGTTGCTCGCGCATGCCATCGAACGGCACTTCCCCAATCTGGCGGCGCGTGATGCGCTTGGCTTTCTGAAGGCGGTTATTGCTGCGCAGGCGGAACTCGTCGCAAAATGGATGGGGCTGGGCTTCATCCATGGCGTTATGAACACTGACAACACCCATGTTGGCGGCTTGACCATCGACTACGGCCCGTGTGCCTTCATGGATGCCTATCACCCCGCGACGGTGTTCTCGTCCATCGACCAAGGTGGACGCTATGTCTACCAAGGTCAGCCCGAGGTGCTCGTGTGGAATCTCGCGCAGCTTGCGTCCTGTTTGTTGCCCTTTATCGACAGTGACAAAGATAAAGCTGTTGCTGCCGCGCAAGCTGCCTTGGGCGAGTTTGGCGACATTTATACCGCAGCGTGGAAACGCGTGTTCTTTGCCAAGATCGGTTTTTCCGTGGGCGGAGACGCGGAGGTTGCTTTGGTGCAGGATTTATTGACGCGCATGGCCAACAATCAGGCTGACTTCACACGGCTCTTCCGCGCTATGGCGCGCGGGCAGGGTGCACGGGACGAATTTGTAGATCCGACCAGCTTTGACGAATGGGAAGCCGAATGGGGCGGTGGCGACGCGGACATCATGCGCGCGGCCAGCCCCGCGATTATCCCGCGCAATCACCGTGTGGAGGAGGCTATCCAAGCCGGTATAAATGGCGACTACGCGCCGTTCCATCGGTTGAACGAAGCGCTTGCGCAGCCCTTTGAAGACCGCTCGGAATTTGCCGATCTGGAGGCCGCGCCAAGCGAGCAACAGGTCGTGCGTCAGACCTTCTGCGGCACCTGA
- a CDS encoding DMT family transporter, translating to MTPKPHIDAFGAASLVGLALLLAFNQVVIKVANDAFQPVFFAGARSAGAVVCILLWMRWRGMPVAIPRPVVPSAVLIGCVFSVEFILLFTALDLTTVSRASVIFYSMPVWLALSAHFLIPGDRLTSRKALGLVLAFTGVAWAILDRSDGGEASLLGDLCALGAAMSWALLVLLVKITPLRTVRPEVQLFYQVLVSGVLLLAVAPLFGPLFRDPQPIHYAALAFQIVVVVTFGFIFFLWLISIYPASGVASFSFLSPVLSVLLGWALLGEQIGVSILGALGLVAVGIVLINRAPKAQVPQKV from the coding sequence ATGACCCCCAAGCCTCATATTGACGCCTTTGGCGCAGCCTCATTGGTCGGACTTGCCCTCCTGCTGGCGTTCAATCAAGTGGTCATCAAGGTGGCCAATGACGCGTTCCAGCCCGTCTTCTTTGCGGGGGCCCGCTCGGCGGGCGCGGTCGTTTGCATTTTACTTTGGATGCGATGGCGCGGCATGCCTGTGGCGATCCCGCGGCCCGTGGTGCCATCCGCTGTGTTGATTGGCTGTGTATTTTCGGTCGAGTTCATTCTGCTGTTTACAGCGCTGGATTTGACGACTGTTTCCCGCGCCTCGGTGATCTTTTATTCGATGCCCGTGTGGTTGGCGCTGTCGGCACATTTCCTGATCCCTGGCGATCGTCTTACCTCTCGAAAGGCACTCGGGTTAGTTTTGGCGTTTACTGGGGTCGCGTGGGCCATTCTTGACCGCAGCGACGGGGGAGAAGCATCCCTATTAGGGGATTTATGCGCATTGGGGGCCGCCATGAGTTGGGCGCTCTTGGTGTTGTTGGTCAAGATCACGCCGCTAAGGACTGTACGCCCTGAAGTGCAACTATTCTATCAGGTCCTCGTCTCTGGGGTTCTTTTGCTCGCGGTGGCGCCCTTGTTTGGGCCGCTGTTTCGTGATCCGCAACCGATCCACTATGCCGCGCTGGCATTTCAGATTGTCGTGGTCGTGACCTTCGGCTTCATCTTCTTTCTGTGGCTCATATCGATTTACCCTGCTTCCGGCGTTGCCAGTTTCTCATTCCTGTCACCGGTGCTTTCGGTGCTGCTGGGATGGGCTTTGCTGGGGGAGCAAATAGGCGTATCCATTCTTGGCGCACTGGGATTGGTGGCGGTTGGTATCGTTTTGATCAACCGCGCCCCAAAGGCTCAGGTGCCGCAGAAGGTCTGA
- a CDS encoding cation:proton antiporter: MDLLQIASLLLVLAAAFGTVNYLFLKLPSSIGILIVALMASLGVMGVDVIAPHLGVADQVRSLVKSIDFSEALLEGMLGLLLFAGALHVKLADLRGEWRVVALMATLGVGLSTVIAGFGFAWITGMPIMIALVFGALISPTDPVAVLGVLRQANLKKSMETKIAGESLFNDGVGYVVFLVLVGVAFPAVDAHGEVHGGGGLADAAKLFLQEAVGGALLGVMLGWLTFRVMRRIDDYSLEVLITLALAFGGYSLAVYLHISGPVMAVCAGLFIGDVGAKYGMSEITRRYVDGFWKLIDEILNAVLFLLIGFEVFAVAFSMDGIIAGALAIVLALIARLVAVSVPVLLLRPFREFSKGVIPIMTWGGLKGGISVALALSLPESEWKPVILTATYVVVIFSIIVQGLTVAPLAKRLGREPELV; this comes from the coding sequence ATGGATCTTCTGCAAATCGCCTCGCTTCTGCTTGTTTTGGCAGCGGCGTTTGGAACGGTGAATTACCTTTTCCTGAAGCTGCCCTCCTCAATCGGTATCCTTATTGTTGCTTTGATGGCGTCGCTTGGTGTGATGGGCGTCGATGTGATCGCGCCACATTTGGGCGTGGCCGACCAAGTGCGCTCCTTGGTGAAGTCCATCGACTTCTCGGAAGCCCTGCTGGAAGGCATGTTGGGCCTGCTTTTGTTTGCGGGCGCATTGCATGTGAAGTTGGCGGATTTGCGCGGCGAATGGCGCGTAGTAGCTCTGATGGCGACGCTTGGTGTCGGGCTGTCCACGGTCATTGCAGGCTTCGGGTTCGCGTGGATCACTGGCATGCCGATCATGATAGCACTTGTGTTTGGCGCGCTGATCTCCCCGACCGACCCTGTGGCGGTGCTGGGCGTATTGCGGCAGGCCAATCTCAAGAAAAGCATGGAAACCAAGATCGCCGGCGAAAGCCTGTTCAACGACGGCGTTGGCTACGTGGTGTTCTTGGTGCTGGTCGGCGTCGCCTTTCCGGCTGTGGATGCCCACGGTGAGGTTCACGGCGGAGGCGGTCTGGCAGATGCGGCAAAGCTATTCCTGCAGGAAGCTGTGGGTGGGGCCTTGTTGGGTGTAATGCTGGGCTGGCTGACCTTCCGCGTCATGCGCAGGATCGACGACTATTCGCTAGAGGTTCTGATCACCCTCGCGCTGGCTTTCGGCGGGTATTCGCTGGCGGTCTATCTGCACATTTCTGGTCCAGTCATGGCCGTGTGCGCTGGCCTGTTTATCGGCGATGTCGGTGCGAAATACGGAATGTCCGAAATCACGCGCCGCTATGTGGACGGGTTCTGGAAGCTGATTGATGAAATTCTGAATGCGGTCTTGTTCCTGCTCATCGGGTTCGAGGTTTTCGCGGTCGCCTTCTCAATGGACGGCATCATCGCTGGCGCGCTTGCTATTGTGCTGGCCTTGATCGCAAGACTTGTCGCGGTTTCTGTCCCCGTCCTGCTTTTGCGTCCGTTCCGCGAATTCTCGAAGGGCGTCATCCCGATTATGACATGGGGCGGCTTGAAGGGCGGCATATCGGTGGCGCTGGCCCTGTCCTTGCCAGAAAGCGAGTGGAAGCCGGTGATCCTGACCGCAACCTATGTCGTCGTGATTTTCTCGATCATTGTGCAGGGGCTGACTGTGGCGCCCTTGGCAAAGCGGTTGGGACGCGAGCCGGAACTGGTCTGA
- a CDS encoding DUF533 domain-containing protein has translation MSLMNMVTKVAIGFAVAKGMQKVQQAGGIGKVMEGLKGGGSNAGGAGGLGGMLGGMAGGAGGSGGLGDMLGGLTGGASGGTGGLAGGLGGIGGLLGGLATARGGSGGSLEDLLSQDNPAEEPAAEDSAGLMIRAMVMAARCDGEIDATEKETLMATIGQDATEADMAFVRDAMGEPVDAEKLASDTPEGLETQVYSMSVMAIEPDNRAEAKYLHELATALGIGQATANEIHDSFGVQRLYS, from the coding sequence ATGTCATTGATGAATATGGTCACCAAAGTCGCCATCGGGTTTGCCGTCGCTAAAGGGATGCAAAAGGTCCAGCAGGCGGGCGGCATTGGCAAGGTGATGGAAGGTCTGAAAGGCGGCGGATCAAACGCTGGCGGCGCTGGCGGTCTGGGCGGCATGCTAGGTGGCATGGCAGGTGGGGCAGGTGGTTCTGGCGGTCTTGGCGATATGCTGGGCGGCCTCACGGGGGGCGCGTCCGGTGGCACCGGCGGTCTGGCTGGGGGTCTTGGTGGTATTGGCGGGCTTTTGGGCGGGCTGGCAACGGCTCGCGGTGGCTCCGGCGGATCGCTGGAAGACCTGCTGAGCCAGGACAATCCGGCAGAAGAGCCTGCCGCCGAAGACTCAGCCGGCTTGATGATCCGCGCAATGGTCATGGCTGCCCGGTGTGACGGTGAAATCGACGCGACAGAAAAAGAAACGCTGATGGCGACCATCGGCCAAGACGCAACCGAAGCCGATATGGCCTTCGTGCGTGACGCGATGGGCGAGCCTGTGGATGCAGAGAAACTCGCCAGCGATACGCCCGAGGGACTGGAGACGCAGGTCTATTCCATGTCCGTCATGGCAATCGAGCCGGACAACCGCGCCGAAGCCAAATATCTGCACGAATTGGCGACAGCTCTTGGGATCGGTCAGGCCACCGCGAACGAGATCCACGACAGTTTCGGCGTCCAGCGGCTTTACAGCTGA
- the prpE gene encoding propionate-CoA ligase PrpE — MTYADIYKRSLDDPNGFWMEQAEAIDWVQKPSKALFADKAPLYEWFKDAQVNTCYNAVDRHVEAGNGDRVAIIYDSPVTHTKHEITYAELQTRVASLAGALRSKGVEKGDRVIIYMPMVPEALEAMLACTRIGAVHSVVFGGFAANELAVRIDDATPKAIIAGSCGIEPGRVVHYKPLLDGAIELAAHKPDFCVIFQREQEVAKLIEGRDYDWHAFQYGVEPAECVPVSGDHPAYILYTSGTTGQPKGVMRPTAGHLVALNWTMKNIYDVEPGDVFWAASDVGWVVGHSYICYGPLIHGNTTIVFEGKPVGTPDAGTFWRVIQEHNVKSFFTAPTAFRAVKRVDPDGEFIKKYDLSCLKTVYLAGERADPDTIEWMQEHLKKPIIDHWWQTETGFTIAGNPMGIEPMPVKIGSPTVAMPGYDVQILDEGGHQMKPGELGAIAIKLPLPPGTLPNLWNAEDRFVKSYLTAFPGYYETGDAGMIDEDGYLYIMARTDDVINVAGHRLSTGGMEEVLASHPDVAECAVIGVSDELKGQLPMGFLCLSNGVNRPHEEIVKEVVKRVRDQIGPVAAFKLACVVDRLPKTRSGKILRATMVSIADGKDFKMPATIDDPAILDEIAEALKGLGYPHQS; from the coding sequence ATGACCTATGCAGATATCTACAAACGCTCGCTTGATGATCCAAATGGGTTCTGGATGGAGCAGGCTGAGGCCATTGATTGGGTCCAAAAGCCCTCAAAGGCGCTCTTCGCTGACAAAGCCCCTCTCTATGAATGGTTCAAGGATGCACAGGTTAACACCTGCTACAACGCCGTAGACCGCCATGTTGAAGCAGGCAATGGTGACCGAGTGGCAATCATCTATGACAGCCCCGTCACCCACACCAAGCACGAAATCACCTATGCGGAGCTGCAAACCCGTGTCGCGTCTCTCGCAGGTGCACTGCGCTCCAAAGGTGTCGAAAAAGGGGATCGCGTCATTATCTACATGCCGATGGTGCCTGAAGCGCTTGAGGCGATGCTCGCCTGCACGCGTATTGGCGCCGTCCACTCGGTGGTCTTCGGCGGGTTCGCCGCCAACGAGCTGGCGGTGCGGATCGACGATGCGACTCCCAAGGCAATCATCGCGGGCTCCTGTGGGATCGAGCCCGGGCGGGTGGTGCATTACAAACCTCTGTTGGATGGTGCCATCGAACTGGCAGCACACAAGCCGGATTTCTGTGTCATCTTCCAGCGCGAGCAGGAAGTGGCCAAGCTGATCGAAGGCCGCGACTACGACTGGCATGCCTTCCAATACGGGGTTGAGCCTGCGGAATGCGTTCCCGTTTCCGGAGATCACCCAGCCTATATTCTCTACACCTCCGGCACCACCGGGCAGCCCAAAGGTGTTATGCGCCCGACGGCCGGCCATCTGGTCGCACTGAACTGGACGATGAAGAACATCTATGATGTTGAGCCGGGCGATGTGTTCTGGGCCGCGTCGGATGTCGGTTGGGTCGTGGGCCACAGCTACATTTGCTACGGCCCCCTGATCCACGGCAACACCACGATCGTGTTTGAGGGCAAGCCCGTCGGCACGCCCGATGCTGGCACCTTCTGGCGCGTCATTCAGGAGCATAACGTCAAAAGCTTCTTCACCGCGCCAACAGCGTTCCGCGCCGTGAAGCGTGTCGATCCCGATGGCGAGTTCATCAAGAAGTACGATCTGTCCTGCCTGAAGACCGTGTATCTTGCTGGTGAGCGGGCGGACCCCGACACAATTGAATGGATGCAAGAACACCTCAAGAAGCCGATCATTGACCATTGGTGGCAGACCGAAACCGGCTTCACCATCGCGGGCAACCCGATGGGAATTGAGCCAATGCCGGTCAAGATCGGCTCGCCCACGGTGGCGATGCCGGGCTACGATGTGCAGATCCTTGACGAGGGCGGTCACCAGATGAAGCCGGGTGAGTTGGGCGCTATCGCGATCAAGCTGCCTTTGCCGCCGGGCACTTTGCCAAATCTGTGGAACGCCGAAGATCGTTTCGTCAAAAGCTATCTGACTGCTTTCCCCGGATATTACGAAACCGGCGATGCAGGCATGATCGACGAGGACGGGTACCTCTACATCATGGCCCGCACCGATGACGTGATCAACGTCGCAGGTCACCGCCTGTCCACCGGCGGGATGGAAGAGGTTCTGGCAAGCCACCCGGATGTGGCCGAATGCGCGGTCATTGGTGTCAGCGACGAATTGAAAGGCCAGTTGCCGATGGGCTTTCTGTGTCTGAGCAACGGCGTGAACCGCCCGCATGAGGAAATTGTCAAAGAGGTCGTCAAACGGGTGCGTGACCAGATCGGCCCCGTGGC